One Falsarthrobacter nasiphocae DNA segment encodes these proteins:
- a CDS encoding LCP family glycopolymer transferase, protein MGPEEIGARRPLTDGSSLHEGEQEGVVSARKSLHDDDGAWRQPAPAPEPEVAARQPAPAPEPEVAARRSAARDEPEVAARRSAARDEAEWSEPPRRSGRGASVRAPRSGKRAAALLAMTAFLPGRAQAAAGPRPIGRLAILITLACWAVLALTAIGFLVLRGATINTIISPVLAPVICTVLVGLGIGWALLWLMTLWAAKPGSLGPAKGGAVAVATLLLMAVTSGTLFAAAYSLNAATQAFNSMFADGDEVKPVNGRYNILLLGGDGGSDRTGRRPDSLSVLSIDAATGDTVSIAIPRNLQNAPFPESSPLHAVYPEGYNCGDDCIINTLYGTVNQDYAHLYPGAKDAGAKAMMDAASGVTGLTVTGYFLLDMGGFSEMVDAMGGVSVNSGGWVPVTSGEIPGTSPVRHYPPSEWMAPGRLTLDGYHAEWFARSREFASDYNRIKRQQCVQSAMVNKLSPALLASRFGAIAKAGSTLAETNIARNRIGYIVDAGLRSRGKEQRRLTVGAPDFPDLFSTYPDFDLVHTRVRDLVSDAPSASTGAVRAPVAAALPRLGAAPWAPASVVVPQAATKAPDGTPITPEYLNRLAQERDDDTLAAIVKDNGNCTPAE, encoded by the coding sequence ATGGGCCCCGAGGAGATCGGCGCCCGACGCCCCCTGACTGACGGCTCCTCCCTGCACGAGGGGGAGCAGGAGGGGGTCGTCAGCGCTCGCAAGTCCCTTCATGACGACGACGGCGCCTGGCGGCAGCCCGCCCCCGCGCCCGAGCCGGAGGTCGCCGCACGGCAGCCCGCCCCCGCGCCCGAGCCGGAGGTCGCCGCACGGCGGTCCGCCGCCCGGGATGAGCCGGAGGTCGCCGCACGGCGGTCCGCCGCCCGGGATGAGGCGGAGTGGTCCGAGCCGCCCCGCCGCTCCGGGAGGGGCGCCAGCGTTCGAGCCCCCCGCTCGGGCAAGCGCGCCGCCGCCCTCCTCGCCATGACGGCGTTCCTGCCCGGCCGGGCCCAGGCGGCGGCCGGCCCGCGGCCCATCGGGCGGCTTGCGATCCTCATCACCCTGGCGTGCTGGGCGGTCCTGGCACTGACCGCCATCGGATTCCTCGTCCTGCGGGGCGCCACGATCAACACGATCATCTCCCCGGTCCTCGCGCCCGTCATTTGCACGGTCCTCGTGGGACTCGGCATCGGCTGGGCCCTCCTCTGGCTCATGACGCTCTGGGCCGCGAAGCCGGGCAGCCTCGGTCCGGCCAAGGGCGGCGCGGTCGCCGTCGCCACCCTCCTCCTCATGGCCGTCACGAGCGGCACGCTCTTCGCTGCGGCCTACTCGCTCAACGCGGCGACGCAGGCCTTCAACTCGATGTTCGCGGACGGCGACGAGGTCAAGCCCGTCAACGGCCGGTACAACATCCTCCTCCTCGGCGGGGACGGGGGCTCGGACCGCACGGGCCGCCGCCCGGACAGCCTCTCCGTCCTCAGCATCGACGCCGCCACGGGAGACACGGTCTCGATCGCCATCCCCCGCAACCTCCAGAACGCGCCGTTCCCCGAGTCCTCCCCCCTCCACGCCGTGTACCCGGAGGGCTACAACTGCGGCGACGACTGCATCATCAACACCCTCTACGGCACCGTCAACCAGGACTACGCCCATCTCTACCCCGGGGCCAAGGACGCGGGCGCCAAGGCCATGATGGACGCGGCCAGCGGCGTGACGGGGCTGACCGTCACCGGGTACTTCCTCCTGGACATGGGCGGGTTCAGCGAGATGGTGGACGCGATGGGCGGCGTCAGTGTCAACTCCGGCGGCTGGGTCCCCGTGACGAGCGGTGAGATCCCCGGCACCAGTCCCGTCCGGCACTACCCGCCGAGCGAGTGGATGGCGCCCGGGCGGCTGACCCTGGACGGCTATCACGCCGAATGGTTCGCCCGGTCCCGCGAGTTCGCGAGCGACTACAACCGCATCAAGCGCCAGCAGTGCGTTCAGTCGGCGATGGTCAACAAGCTCTCCCCCGCCCTCCTCGCGTCCCGCTTCGGCGCCATCGCGAAGGCCGGGTCCACCCTCGCGGAGACGAACATCGCCCGCAATCGCATCGGGTACATCGTGGACGCCGGGCTGCGCTCCCGAGGCAAGGAGCAGCGCCGCCTGACCGTCGGCGCGCCGGACTTCCCCGACCTGTTCTCCACGTACCCGGACTTCGACCTGGTCCACACGCGCGTCCGGGACCTCGTGTCCGACGCGCCCTCCGCTTCCACGGGGGCTGTCAGGGCCCCCGTGGCCGCGGCGCTCCCCCGCCTCGGGGCGGCACCGTGGGCGCCAGCCTCCGTCGTCGTCCCCCAGGCAGCCACGAAGGCCCCGGACGGCACTCCGATCACGCCCGAGTACCTCAATCGGCTCGCCCAGGAGCGCGACGACGACACCCTCGCCGCCATTGTCAAGGACAATGGGAACTGCACCCCCGCCGAGTGA
- the glpX gene encoding class II fructose-bisphosphatase — protein sequence MTTDHSQLSPALAVGDTEPDRNLALELVRVTEAAAIAAGHWVGNGDKNSADGAAVDAMRSLLSTVNLNGVVVIGEGEKDEAPMLYNGEKVGSGQGAEVDVAVDPVDGTRLTALGYNNALSVLAVAERGTMFDPSAVFYMEKLVTGPAAADMVDLRLPVKQNLHLIAKAEGKKISQLNVAVLERDRHKPLVEEIRAAGARTRFMLDGDVAGAISAAREGTGVDALMGIGGTPEGIVAACAIKALGGVIQGRLWPQGEEETQKALDAGHDLSRVLSTNDLVTSDNCFFVATGVTDGDLLKGVRYAKDRVLTQSIVMRSKSGTIRVVDGEHRNHKWESYARLA from the coding sequence GTGACCACGGACCACTCTCAGCTTTCCCCCGCCCTCGCCGTTGGAGACACCGAGCCAGACCGGAACCTCGCCCTCGAGCTGGTCCGCGTCACCGAGGCGGCGGCGATTGCCGCAGGCCACTGGGTGGGCAACGGTGACAAGAACTCCGCGGACGGAGCGGCCGTTGACGCGATGCGCTCCCTCCTCTCCACGGTCAACCTCAACGGCGTGGTGGTCATCGGCGAGGGCGAGAAGGACGAAGCCCCCATGCTCTACAACGGCGAGAAGGTGGGCAGCGGCCAGGGCGCCGAGGTCGACGTCGCCGTGGACCCCGTGGACGGCACCCGCCTGACGGCGCTGGGCTACAACAACGCCCTGTCCGTCCTCGCGGTCGCGGAGCGCGGGACGATGTTCGACCCGTCCGCCGTGTTCTACATGGAGAAGCTCGTCACGGGCCCGGCAGCCGCGGACATGGTTGACCTCCGCCTGCCTGTGAAGCAGAACCTGCACCTCATCGCCAAGGCTGAGGGCAAGAAGATCAGCCAGCTCAACGTCGCGGTCCTCGAGCGTGACCGCCACAAGCCGCTCGTCGAGGAGATCCGCGCGGCCGGCGCCCGCACGCGCTTCATGCTTGACGGCGACGTCGCCGGCGCCATCTCCGCTGCCCGCGAGGGCACGGGCGTGGACGCGCTCATGGGCATCGGCGGCACGCCTGAGGGCATCGTCGCGGCCTGCGCCATCAAGGCCCTCGGCGGCGTCATCCAGGGCCGCCTCTGGCCGCAGGGCGAGGAAGAGACGCAGAAGGCTCTCGACGCCGGCCACGACCTCTCGCGCGTCCTCTCCACGAACGACCTTGTCACGAGCGACAACTGCTTCTTCGTGGCCACGGGCGTCACGGACGGCGACCTGCTCAAGGGCGTCCGCTACGCCAAGGACCGCGTCCTGACCCAGTCGATCGTCATGCGCTCCAAGTCCGGCACGATCCGCGTCGTCGACGGCGAGCACCGCAACCACAAGTGGGAGTCCTACGCGCGCCTCGCGTAA
- a CDS encoding DUF4245 domain-containing protein, with the protein MSTQSPATPVLTKKQAQRANSSVIGMLIAIGLSLALVLPVLLLVPQKKDDAFTRRVDVASIAAQAGTSQGFRPVAPSMPEDYPSNHAELSQGDQSKVPTWTVGYVTPSRTYMKFIQTNKANPTWLAQQTKGPEAERRTEGGLAWTVYASGGNEQTWVARRGESTFLVSGEASSEDLARLAAAIGTAK; encoded by the coding sequence GTGAGTACGCAGAGCCCCGCCACGCCCGTCCTGACCAAAAAGCAGGCGCAGCGCGCCAATTCGTCCGTGATTGGCATGCTCATCGCCATCGGCTTGAGCCTCGCCCTCGTGCTTCCCGTCCTGCTCCTCGTCCCGCAGAAGAAGGATGACGCGTTCACGCGTCGCGTGGACGTCGCCTCCATCGCCGCGCAGGCGGGCACGAGCCAAGGCTTCCGCCCCGTGGCGCCGTCCATGCCGGAGGACTACCCGTCCAACCACGCGGAGCTGAGCCAAGGGGACCAGTCCAAGGTCCCCACGTGGACTGTCGGCTATGTGACCCCGTCCCGCACGTACATGAAGTTCATCCAGACGAACAAGGCGAACCCCACCTGGCTCGCCCAGCAGACCAAGGGCCCGGAGGCTGAGCGCCGCACCGAGGGCGGTCTCGCGTGGACCGTCTACGCCTCGGGCGGCAACGAGCAGACGTGGGTGGCCCGGCGCGGCGAGAGCACGTTCCTTGTCTCCGGCGAGGCCTCCTCGGAGGATCTCGCCCGCCTCGCCGCCGCCATCGGCACCGCAAAGTAA
- the manA gene encoding mannose-6-phosphate isomerase, class I, whose amino-acid sequence MRLLRNPVRPYPWGSRTAIPELLGEEPTGEPQAEMWIGAHPASPSTVEVHGREVPLTEYIAERPSERIGADAQQRFGGLPFLVKLLAADAPLSLQVHPSIEQAKAGFAAEEAAGVPLDAPHRNYKDANHKPEMIVALTDFEALSGFRAPSQTLGLVEALAPLAAGSPSAEGLLSELAGALRADDEGEALRAAFTLALTDPRSPGAVDLLAAALRSADLEAGPLAAWTAELRTVLGLHEAYPGDPGVLVALLVNVVRLAPGEALFLGAGNLHAYLKGFGVEVMATSDNVLRGGLTPKHVDIDELMKTLSFQALPAPRCEPETAEFSAGRREVFAPPFDEFSVERFTFTVDGAVTGKTRGAAVVVVTEGTATVEGTALSPGHAGFVSADDAAPVIAATAGTVVFLVTGAA is encoded by the coding sequence ATGCGACTATTGCGCAACCCCGTGCGCCCATATCCCTGGGGCTCACGGACCGCCATCCCCGAGCTCCTGGGCGAGGAGCCCACAGGCGAGCCGCAGGCCGAGATGTGGATCGGGGCGCACCCGGCATCCCCGTCCACCGTGGAGGTGCACGGGCGTGAGGTGCCGCTGACCGAGTACATCGCGGAGCGGCCCTCCGAGCGGATCGGTGCGGACGCGCAGCAGCGCTTCGGCGGGCTCCCGTTCCTCGTCAAGCTCCTCGCCGCAGACGCCCCCCTCAGCCTTCAGGTCCACCCGAGCATTGAGCAGGCGAAGGCCGGGTTCGCGGCCGAGGAGGCGGCTGGCGTGCCGCTCGACGCCCCCCACCGCAACTACAAGGACGCCAACCACAAGCCCGAGATGATCGTCGCCCTGACGGACTTCGAGGCGCTCTCAGGGTTCCGCGCCCCCTCGCAGACTCTCGGCCTCGTCGAGGCGCTGGCCCCCCTCGCGGCCGGGTCCCCCTCGGCGGAGGGGCTCCTCTCCGAGCTCGCCGGCGCCCTCCGTGCCGACGACGAGGGCGAGGCCCTCCGGGCCGCCTTCACGCTCGCCCTGACGGACCCGCGCTCGCCGGGTGCCGTCGATCTCCTCGCCGCAGCGCTCCGCTCCGCAGACCTCGAGGCCGGGCCCCTCGCCGCGTGGACCGCCGAGCTGCGCACCGTGCTCGGCCTGCACGAGGCCTACCCCGGGGACCCCGGCGTGCTCGTCGCGCTGCTCGTCAACGTCGTCCGCCTCGCCCCCGGTGAGGCTCTCTTCCTCGGCGCAGGCAACCTCCACGCGTACCTCAAGGGCTTCGGCGTCGAGGTCATGGCCACGAGCGACAACGTCCTCCGCGGCGGGCTCACGCCCAAGCACGTCGACATTGACGAGCTCATGAAGACCCTCTCCTTCCAGGCCCTGCCCGCGCCGCGGTGCGAGCCCGAGACCGCCGAGTTCTCGGCTGGCCGCCGCGAGGTCTTCGCGCCGCCGTTCGATGAGTTCTCGGTGGAGCGGTTCACCTTCACGGTGGACGGCGCCGTCACGGGGAAGACCCGCGGCGCAGCCGTCGTCGTCGTCACCGAGGGAACCGCCACGGTCGAGGGCACGGCTCTGAGCCCCGGGCACGCCGGGTTCGTCTCAGCGGACGACGCCGCCCCGGTCATCGCGGCCACCGCCGGCACCGTCGTCTTCCTCGTCACGGGCGCCGCGTAG
- the purE gene encoding 5-(carboxyamino)imidazole ribonucleotide mutase produces MTTQPIVSVIMGSDSDWPVMSQAVEALRSLDIPVEASVVSAHRMPEDMVAFARGAHSRGIRVIIAGAGGAAHLPGMVASMTPLPVIGVPVRLKNLEGLDSLLSIVQMPAGVPVATVSIDGARNAGLLAARILAAGADEAAAELRERLVDFSSDLRRQAIEKGERLSSLAEERP; encoded by the coding sequence ATGACCACGCAGCCGATCGTCTCCGTCATCATGGGCTCAGACTCCGACTGGCCCGTCATGAGCCAGGCCGTCGAGGCCCTGCGCTCGCTGGACATCCCCGTCGAGGCGTCCGTCGTCTCGGCCCACCGCATGCCGGAGGACATGGTGGCCTTCGCCCGCGGCGCGCACTCGCGCGGAATCCGCGTCATCATCGCCGGCGCCGGCGGGGCCGCCCACCTTCCGGGCATGGTCGCCTCCATGACCCCGCTGCCGGTCATCGGCGTGCCGGTCCGCCTCAAGAACCTGGAGGGCCTCGACTCCCTCCTGTCGATCGTCCAGATGCCCGCGGGCGTCCCCGTGGCCACGGTGTCCATCGATGGCGCCCGCAACGCTGGCCTTCTCGCGGCCCGCATCCTCGCGGCGGGCGCGGACGAGGCGGCGGCCGAGCTCCGCGAGCGCCTCGTCGACTTCTCCTCCGACCTTCGGCGGCAGGCCATCGAGAAGGGGGAGAGGCTGTCCTCCCTCGCGGAGGAGCGCCCCTGA
- a CDS encoding class II fumarate hydratase → MTDTQNGNAAEYRIEHDTMGEVKVPVNALYRAQTQRAVENFPISGQVLESAHISALAEIKRAAAVANRELGVLDDERAAAIIAAAEEVASGKHHEHFPIDVFQTGSGTSSNMNMNEVLATLANRALKDAGSETEVHPNDHVNASQSSNDVFPTSVHVAATGALINDLIPALGYLADSLGRKAEEFANIVKSGRTHLMDATPVTLGQEFGGYEAQIRYGIERIEASLPRVAEVPQGGTAVGTGINTPAGFPQKVIAELAKNTGLPLTEARNHFEAQANRDGLVEASGQLRTIAYSIMKINNDLRWMGSGPNTGLGEIAIPDLQPGSSIMPGKVNPVICEAAIMVAAQVIGNDTTIALSSTNGAFELNVGIPVMAANLLQSIRLLTNTSRVMADKMIDGLTANEERARFLAEASPSIVTPLNKVIGYEAAAKIAKHAVAQKMTVREAVVDLGYVERGEVTEEQLDKALDVMSMTRPPQA, encoded by the coding sequence ATGACTGACACGCAGAACGGCAACGCAGCCGAGTACCGTATCGAACACGACACGATGGGCGAGGTCAAAGTCCCCGTCAACGCCCTCTACCGCGCCCAGACGCAGCGCGCGGTTGAGAACTTCCCGATCTCGGGTCAGGTTCTCGAGTCCGCGCACATCAGCGCGCTCGCTGAGATCAAGCGCGCGGCTGCCGTCGCCAACCGCGAGCTGGGGGTGCTCGACGACGAGCGCGCCGCCGCCATCATCGCCGCGGCCGAGGAGGTCGCCTCCGGCAAGCACCACGAGCACTTCCCGATCGACGTGTTCCAGACCGGTTCTGGCACCTCGAGCAACATGAACATGAACGAGGTCCTCGCGACCCTCGCGAACCGCGCCCTCAAGGACGCCGGCTCGGAGACCGAGGTTCACCCGAACGACCACGTCAACGCGTCCCAGTCCTCGAACGACGTCTTCCCGACGTCCGTGCACGTCGCCGCCACGGGCGCGCTCATCAACGACCTCATCCCGGCGCTCGGCTACCTCGCCGACTCGCTCGGCCGAAAGGCTGAGGAGTTCGCGAACATCGTGAAGTCCGGCCGCACGCACCTCATGGACGCCACCCCGGTCACCCTGGGCCAGGAGTTCGGCGGCTACGAGGCGCAGATCCGCTACGGGATCGAGCGCATCGAGGCCTCCCTCCCCCGCGTCGCCGAGGTCCCGCAGGGCGGCACCGCCGTCGGCACCGGCATCAACACGCCGGCCGGCTTCCCTCAGAAGGTCATCGCGGAGCTCGCGAAGAACACGGGCCTGCCCCTGACCGAGGCGCGCAACCACTTCGAGGCCCAGGCCAACCGCGACGGCCTCGTCGAGGCGTCCGGCCAGCTGCGGACCATCGCGTACTCGATCATGAAGATCAACAACGACCTCCGCTGGATGGGCTCCGGCCCCAACACGGGCCTCGGCGAGATCGCCATCCCGGACCTCCAGCCGGGCTCCTCGATCATGCCGGGCAAGGTCAACCCGGTCATCTGCGAGGCCGCCATCATGGTCGCCGCGCAGGTCATCGGCAACGACACGACGATCGCCCTGTCGTCCACGAACGGGGCGTTCGAGCTCAACGTGGGCATCCCGGTCATGGCGGCGAACCTCCTCCAGTCCATCCGCCTCCTGACGAACACGTCCCGCGTCATGGCCGACAAGATGATCGACGGCCTGACCGCCAACGAGGAGCGCGCCCGCTTCCTCGCCGAGGCCTCGCCCTCGATCGTCACGCCGCTCAACAAGGTCATCGGCTACGAGGCCGCGGCGAAGATCGCCAAGCACGCCGTCGCCCAGAAGATGACGGTCCGCGAGGCCGTCGTCGACCTCGGCTACGTTGAGCGCGGCGAGGTCACCGAGGAGCAGCTGGACAAGGCCCTCGACGTCATGAGCATGACCCGCCCGCCGCAGGCCTAG
- a CDS encoding 5-(carboxyamino)imidazole ribonucleotide synthase, with the protein MRVGVVGGGQLARMMAGPALELGIELSILAEDPSVCAASAASRVAFGAGQDLAALRAFAQGLDVLTFEHEHVPQDCLQALEAEGVNVQPPSAALLYAQNKLHMRRKMAELGLPNPEWAAVSTVADIVAFGERAGWPVVVKTPQGGYDGKGVAFLSSADDAERVAAWFEQFDELLAEEGVDFARELSALVARRPSGETRAWAVAHTVQTDGVCDEVVAPAPGLSEDTAKAALETARRIAESLGVTGVLAVELFETPGRGPGFVINELAMRPHNTGHWTMDGAVTGQFEQHVRAVADLPLGDTRALAETAVMKNVLGGAVQHTPSMLPAALQHAPTSKVHHYGKSVRQGRKIGHVNVLGPASELDESRRLARETAAILRDGSPETATAPETED; encoded by the coding sequence CTGCGCGTCGGCGTGGTCGGCGGCGGCCAGCTGGCCCGCATGATGGCCGGGCCCGCCCTGGAGCTCGGGATCGAGCTCTCCATACTCGCGGAGGATCCGTCCGTCTGCGCGGCGTCTGCGGCCTCCCGCGTCGCCTTCGGCGCGGGCCAGGACCTCGCCGCCCTCCGGGCGTTCGCCCAGGGCCTCGACGTCCTCACGTTTGAGCACGAGCACGTTCCGCAGGACTGCCTCCAGGCCCTTGAGGCCGAGGGCGTCAACGTCCAGCCGCCCTCCGCGGCCCTCCTCTACGCGCAGAACAAGCTCCACATGCGGCGGAAGATGGCCGAGCTCGGCCTGCCGAACCCCGAGTGGGCGGCCGTGTCCACCGTGGCGGACATCGTGGCGTTCGGCGAGCGAGCCGGCTGGCCCGTTGTCGTCAAGACCCCCCAGGGCGGCTATGACGGCAAGGGCGTCGCCTTCCTCTCCTCCGCAGACGACGCCGAGCGCGTGGCCGCGTGGTTCGAGCAGTTCGACGAGCTTCTCGCCGAGGAGGGCGTGGACTTCGCCCGCGAGCTCTCCGCCCTTGTCGCCCGGCGCCCCAGCGGAGAGACCCGCGCGTGGGCCGTCGCCCACACGGTGCAGACGGACGGGGTGTGTGACGAGGTCGTCGCCCCCGCCCCTGGGCTGTCCGAGGACACGGCGAAGGCAGCGCTCGAGACGGCCCGCCGCATCGCCGAGAGCCTGGGCGTCACGGGCGTCCTCGCAGTCGAGCTCTTCGAGACGCCCGGCCGCGGGCCTGGGTTTGTCATCAACGAGCTCGCGATGCGCCCGCACAACACGGGCCACTGGACCATGGACGGGGCGGTGACGGGCCAGTTCGAGCAGCACGTCCGCGCCGTCGCGGACCTCCCCCTCGGGGACACGCGCGCCCTCGCGGAGACTGCCGTCATGAAGAACGTCCTGGGCGGAGCGGTGCAGCACACGCCCAGCATGCTTCCGGCCGCGCTTCAGCACGCGCCCACATCCAAGGTGCATCATTACGGGAAGTCCGTCCGCCAGGGACGCAAGATCGGACACGTCAACGTGCTCGGTCCCGCCTCGGAGCTGGACGAGTCGCGCCGCCTGGCGCGAGAGACCGCCGCCATCCTCCGGGACGGCAGCCCCGAGACCGCCACCGCTCCCGAGACTGAGGACTAA
- a CDS encoding lipid II:glycine glycyltransferase FemX → MRPSILQTAPWAEFQRALGKEVVELSGDGYEAVATVERSALGDSLYAAYGPCAEDAAGFERALAALAAEGRRRKLSYVRVEPVSAGLGQHPASVLSSLGLVRAPHDVQPKDTLIIDLSRDEKTILGDMRSSNRNVARNIHKKGVTVRVSEDPQDVRHLNRLLARTAARGEFTSHTPAYLESAASTLMSRGAASLYLAELSSGSGSASGSGSGDDDGGQPEVIAAALVYDTPTTRVYAHAAADDAHRKLSPGVALVVALIRDAKARGQEAVDLWGIAPTDDPEHAWAGFTKFKRSFGGAEVHYPGSWDLPLDRRYTAYRAARRLRGEVLPFLRKAAPLAKRVLPGR, encoded by the coding sequence ATGCGCCCCTCCATCCTTCAGACGGCCCCGTGGGCCGAGTTCCAGCGCGCCCTCGGCAAGGAGGTCGTCGAGCTGAGCGGGGACGGCTACGAGGCCGTCGCCACCGTTGAGCGCAGCGCCCTCGGTGACTCGCTCTATGCGGCGTACGGGCCGTGCGCGGAGGACGCGGCCGGGTTCGAGCGGGCCCTGGCTGCCCTCGCGGCCGAGGGGCGGCGCCGCAAGCTGAGCTACGTGCGCGTCGAGCCGGTTTCCGCGGGGCTGGGCCAGCACCCGGCGTCTGTCCTGTCCTCCCTCGGCCTCGTGCGCGCCCCGCACGACGTCCAGCCGAAGGACACCCTGATCATCGACCTCTCTCGGGACGAGAAGACGATCCTCGGCGACATGCGCTCCTCCAACCGGAACGTGGCCCGCAACATCCACAAGAAGGGCGTCACGGTCCGGGTCAGCGAGGACCCCCAGGACGTGCGCCACCTCAACCGCCTCCTGGCCCGCACGGCCGCGCGCGGCGAGTTCACCTCCCACACCCCGGCGTACCTCGAGTCCGCGGCGTCCACCCTCATGAGCCGGGGCGCGGCGAGCCTCTACCTCGCCGAGCTCTCCTCCGGCTCCGGCTCTGCCTCGGGTTCCGGCTCCGGAGACGACGACGGCGGCCAGCCCGAAGTCATCGCCGCGGCCCTCGTGTACGACACGCCGACCACGCGCGTGTACGCCCACGCCGCCGCCGATGACGCGCACCGCAAGCTCTCCCCCGGCGTGGCCCTCGTCGTCGCCCTCATCAGGGACGCCAAGGCTCGCGGCCAGGAGGCCGTGGACCTGTGGGGCATTGCTCCGACCGACGACCCCGAGCATGCGTGGGCCGGGTTCACGAAGTTCAAGCGGTCCTTCGGCGGCGCCGAGGTGCACTACCCGGGCTCGTGGGACCTGCCGCTCGACCGCCGCTACACGGCTTACCGGGCGGCCCGTCGCCTCCGTGGCGAGGTGCTCCCGTTCCTCCGCAAGGCCGCGCCGCTCGCGAAGCGGGTCCTCCCGGGCCGCTGA
- a CDS encoding carbonic anhydrase, whose translation MPQPPVQPTPRPETPAEAWQLLAEGNRRFVTSTSSHPNQDAFHRSRLASAQNPYAVIFGCSDSRLAAEIIFDVGLGDVFVVRTAGQVIDDAVLGSLEYSVSVLKTPLIVILGHDSCGAVTAAVEAFHSGQMPRGFVRDLVERITPSVIAARRQNVKDVNGTVTEHVKQTASRLADSSKIISDALDAGALAIAGVTYSLADGAVSLVSGLGSLTSEEQDSEHD comes from the coding sequence ATGCCCCAGCCCCCAGTCCAGCCGACTCCCCGGCCCGAGACGCCCGCCGAGGCGTGGCAGCTCCTCGCCGAGGGCAACCGCCGCTTCGTCACCTCGACGTCCTCCCACCCCAACCAGGACGCGTTCCACCGCTCCCGTCTGGCCTCGGCGCAGAACCCGTACGCCGTCATCTTCGGCTGCTCGGACTCGCGCCTCGCGGCGGAGATCATCTTCGACGTGGGACTCGGCGACGTCTTCGTCGTGCGCACGGCGGGCCAGGTCATCGACGACGCCGTCCTCGGCTCCCTTGAGTACTCGGTGAGCGTGTTGAAGACGCCGCTCATCGTCATCCTCGGCCACGACTCCTGCGGCGCCGTGACGGCAGCCGTCGAGGCCTTCCACTCCGGCCAGATGCCGCGCGGGTTCGTCCGGGATCTGGTGGAGCGCATCACGCCGAGCGTCATCGCCGCCCGGCGCCAGAACGTCAAGGACGTCAACGGGACGGTGACGGAGCACGTCAAGCAGACGGCCTCGCGCCTCGCGGACTCGTCCAAGATCATCTCGGATGCCCTGGACGCGGGCGCGCTCGCCATCGCGGGCGTGACATACAGCCTCGCGGACGGGGCGGTCTCGCTCGTGTCCGGTTTGGGGTCCCTCACCTCGGAAGAGCAAGATAGTGAGCATGACTGA
- a CDS encoding GtrA family protein: MKRIIAKLQSLVALFWREVAKFGAVGGVAFIIEAGTTWVLVHTIMDGSDAKARLVGATIATVFAWVANRLWTFRDRRAQNKWGEFAKFVLINLFGMGIAAGTTWFAKYGLNIDNKNVVWMWGNFGVVLATIVRFFAYRFWIFNRELDADPEWAEDHRIFEDEPSLPGSGAQPRPERSGAARPE, from the coding sequence GTGAAGAGAATCATCGCCAAGCTCCAGTCGCTTGTGGCGCTTTTCTGGCGAGAGGTGGCGAAGTTCGGGGCCGTCGGCGGCGTGGCGTTCATCATCGAGGCCGGGACCACGTGGGTCCTCGTCCACACGATCATGGACGGCTCTGATGCCAAGGCGCGCCTCGTGGGCGCGACCATCGCCACGGTCTTCGCCTGGGTCGCCAACCGCCTCTGGACGTTCCGGGACCGCCGCGCGCAGAACAAGTGGGGCGAGTTCGCCAAGTTCGTCCTCATCAACCTCTTCGGCATGGGCATCGCGGCCGGCACGACCTGGTTCGCGAAGTACGGCCTCAACATCGACAACAAGAATGTCGTGTGGATGTGGGGCAACTTCGGCGTGGTTCTCGCGACGATCGTCCGCTTCTTCGCCTACCGCTTCTGGATCTTCAACCGCGAGCTGGACGCGGACCCCGAGTGGGCCGAGGATCACCGGATCTTCGAGGACGAGCCGAGCCTCCCGGGCTCGGGTGCCCAGCCCCGCCCCGAGCGCTCGGGCGCCGCACGCCCCGAGTGA